From a single Brassica oleracea var. oleracea cultivar TO1000 chromosome C5, BOL, whole genome shotgun sequence genomic region:
- the LOC106343811 gene encoding pentatricopeptide repeat-containing protein At1g13040, mitochondrial, translating into MHQTLGAVRLAYRSRIAHLVKSGMIDNAVQVFDEMRHSSYRVFSVDYNRFIGVLVKDSRFELAEAIYRDMTPMGFSLIPFTYSRFISGLCKVRNFDLIDALMRDMEALGYVPDIWAFNIYLDLLCRERKVGFAVQTFCCMVRRGREPDVVSYTILINGLFRVGKVTDAVEIWNEMIRRGIRPDNRACAALVVGLCHARKVDLAYEMVADEIKSARVKLSTVVYNALISGFCRAGRIEKAEALKSFMSKSGCEPDVVTYNVLLNFYYDNNMLRKAEGVMSEMVRSGIQPDAYSYNQLLKRHCRVSHPDKCYSFMAKEMEPRGLCDVVSYSTLIETFCRASNTRKAYKIFEEMREKGVVMNVVTYTSLIKAFLREGNSSVAKKLLDQMTELGLSPDRIFYTTILEHLCKSGNLNKAYGVFKDMIEHGIAPDVISYNALISALCRSCRVTEAMKLFEDMQSKECCPDELTFKFIIGGLIRENKLSAAYKIWDQMMDKGFTLDRDVSDTLIKASCSVSADA; encoded by the coding sequence ATGCATCAGACGCTGGGCGCAGTACGCCTTGCATACCGCTCGCGCATCGCACACCTCGTGAAGTCAGGTATGATCGACAACGCGGTCCAGGTGTTCGACGAAATGCGTCACTCAAGCTACCGCGTTTTCTCCGTCGACTACAACCGTTTCATCGGGGTTTTGGTCAAAGACTCGAGATTCGAGCTCGCCGAGGCGATATACCGGGATATGACTCCAATGGGCTTCTCCCTCATCCCATTCACTTACTCGAGGTTTATCTCGGGTTTATGTAAAGTTAGAAACTTTGATCTCATCGACGCTCTTATGAGGGACATGGAAGCCCTAGGATACGTGCCGGATATCTGGGCGTTTAATATCTATCTGGATCTGTTGTGCCGAGAGAGAAAAGTTGGTTTTGCTGTTCAGACGTTCTGTTGTATGGTTCGGAGAGGTAGAGAACCAGATGTTGTATCTTATACTATACTTATTAATGGGTTATTTAGAGTTGGCAAGGTTACTGATGCTGTTGAGATTTGGAATGAGATGATTCGTAGAGGGATTAGGCCGGATAATAGAGCATGTGCGGCACTTGTTGTTGGGTTATGTCACGCTCGGAAAGTTGATTTGGCGTATGAGATGGTGGCGGATGAGATAAAGAGTGCGAGGGTTAAGCTTAGTACAGTGGTTTATAATGCGTTGATTAGTGGGTTTTGTAGAGCGGGTAGAATAGAAAAGGCGGAAGCTTTGAAGTCGTTTATGAGTAAGAGTGGGTGTGAGCCGGACGTTGTAACGTACAATGTGTTGTTGAATTTTTACTATGATAACAACATGTTGAGGAAAGCGGAAGGGGTCATGAGTGAGATGGTGAGAAGTGGGATACAGCCTGATGCTTATAGTTATAACCAGTTGCTGAAGCGGCATTGCAGAGTTAGTCATCCGGATAAATGCTATTCCTTCATGGCTAAGGAGATGGAGCCTAGAGGATTATGTGACGTTGTCTCCTACAGTACTCTGATTGAAACGTTCTGCAGGGCGTCAAACACTAGGAAGGCTTACAAGATCTTTGAGGAAATGAGAGAGAAGGGGGTGGTGATGAATGTGGTGACGTACACGAGTCTTATCAAGGCTTTTCTTAGGGAAGGTAACTCTAGTGTTGCGAAGAAGCTCCTCGACCAGATGACAGAGTTGGGTCTGTCACCAGATCGAATATTTTACACAACGATTCTGGAGCATTTGTGTAAATCAGGGAATCTCAACAAGGCTTATGGTGTTTTCAAGGACATGATTGAGCACGGAATCGCACCCGATGTGATTTCTTATAACGCCCTGATAAGTGCCCTCTGCAGGTCTTGTAGAGTAACTGAAGCAATGAAATTGTTTGAGGACATGCAGAGTAAAGAGTGTTGTCCTGATGAATTAACTTTCAAGTTCATTATTGGAGGACTCATACGGGAGAATAAATTATCCGCAGCCTACAAGATTTGGGATCAGATGATGGATAAAGGATTCACCCTTGATAGAGATGTGTCTGATACACTCATAAAGGCTAGCTGTTCAGTGAGTGCTGATGCTTAG